GCAAGAGCCTGCCGATCGACGACGCCGAGAGCCTGGTGGACGTCGAACTGCCCGTGCCGCAGCCGGGTCCCCACGATCTGCTGGTCCAGGTGGAGGCCGTCGCGGTCAACCCCGTCGACTACAAGGTGCGGCAGAGCAACGACCCGGGCGGCGAGCTCAAGGTGCTCGGCTGGGACGCCGCCGGCACGGTCGTCGCGGTCGGTGAGCAGGTCGAGCTGTTCGAGGTCGGCGACGAGGTCTTCTACGCCGGCGCGATCGACCGGCCGGGCACCAACTCCCGCTTCCACACGGTCGACGAGCGCATCGTCGGCCACAAGCCCCGCACGCTCTCCTTCGGCGAGGCGGCGGCGCTGCCGCTGACCTCCCTCACCGCGTGGGAAGGGCTGTTCGAGCGCCTCGGTCTGCGCGAGGGCGCCTCGGAGGAGACCGGCACGCTGCTGGTGACCGCGGCGGCGGGCGGTGTGGGGGCCATGGTCGCTCAACTGGCCCGAGCCCTCACCGGCTTGACCGTGATCGGCACGGCTTCCCGGCCGGAGACCGTCGAGTTCGCCCGTCGTATGGGCGTGACACATGTGGTCGACCACCACCGTCCGCTGCCGGAGCAGGTGGCCGAGGTGGCGCCCGGCGGGATCGACCACATCTTCGGCACCGCGGGGACGGACCGGAACCTCGCCGCGTACGCCGACATGCTCAAGCCGTTCGGCGGGCTGATCGCCATCGACGACTTCGGCCCCGTGGAGATCGGCCTGCTGAAGGCGAAGAGCATCTCCTTCCACTGGGAACTCATGTTCACCCGCTCGCTGTTCAAGACCCCGGACCAGGTGACGCAGCACCACATCCTCGACCGGATCTCCCGGCTCGTGGACGAGGGCGCCCTGCGGACCACGGCCACGCGGGACCTCGGCACCGTCAACGCCGAGCACCTGCGCGAGGCGCATCGCATCCTGGAGTCCGGCAGCACCATCGGCAAGGTGACGCTCACCGGATTCTGAGTCCGCTGTGAACCTCCTTCTTCCTCGCTCCGTTTACAGAGCGGATGAAGAGCAGGCCTTCTCGTAACCATAGAAAGGTGACGGGCATGCAATTGATGAGGTTCACGCAGGAGCAGAGAATAGGCCACCTGCTCAGCTGGGCACATGAATGGAACGGAACCAGGCGGGGGCGAAGTATGTGGGCGTACTCCCTGAGCCTGGGGGGTTCTCACGCCCTTCTGAACGATTGGGTCAACAACGAACGGCTGATGAACCGCCTCACCGCGGAGCAGCGGAACGCGGTGGAGGAAGCGCGTCAGCGGGCGGCCCGGCGTGAGACCGCCGCGGACCGGGTGGCTCGGTAACGGGGTATATCCGTCCGTCATGACGGGACCGTGTGCCGAGAAAGGGAGCGCCGAGGTCGTCGGCGCTCCCTCTCCGTGTTCCGGGCGGGCGTCACGCTCTTTCAGCATCGCCGGCCGCTCACGGGGTGTACCCCCGCTCGGCCAGCGCAGCCCGAAGTGCCTTGAGGGCAAGGTGTGTTCGGGACTTGACCGTGCCCGGCGGTATGCCCAGCGTCTGAGCCGTCCGGGCCACCGACCGGTCCAGGAACTCGACGTGGACGAGGATCTCGCGATGCTGCAGGGTCAGGTCCGCCAGGGCCTCGCGCACGATCTTCCTGGTGAGGGCCGATTCCATGGACTCCGGTCCGGGCATGTCGTTCAGCGCGGTGTCGATCGTCTCCGGCGGCCGGGCCTTGCGGGCCCGGTAGCCGTCGATGACGA
The nucleotide sequence above comes from Streptomyces sp. N50. Encoded proteins:
- a CDS encoding zinc-binding alcohol dehydrogenase family protein is translated as MPAVAYRKSLPIDDAESLVDVELPVPQPGPHDLLVQVEAVAVNPVDYKVRQSNDPGGELKVLGWDAAGTVVAVGEQVELFEVGDEVFYAGAIDRPGTNSRFHTVDERIVGHKPRTLSFGEAAALPLTSLTAWEGLFERLGLREGASEETGTLLVTAAAGGVGAMVAQLARALTGLTVIGTASRPETVEFARRMGVTHVVDHHRPLPEQVAEVAPGGIDHIFGTAGTDRNLAAYADMLKPFGGLIAIDDFGPVEIGLLKAKSISFHWELMFTRSLFKTPDQVTQHHILDRISRLVDEGALRTTATRDLGTVNAEHLREAHRILESGSTIGKVTLTGF
- a CDS encoding sigma-70 family RNA polymerase sigma factor, which produces MRHNTGIRDVRPDRTGAPRDRARDEAFIRAVYDKHGVFLLRVTTGLLWGDSHQAQDLVQEAVLRAWQNAGILDPEAEGIRPWLVTVVRNLVIDGYRARKARPPETIDTALNDMPGPESMESALTRKIVREALADLTLQHREILVHVEFLDRSVARTAQTLGIPPGTVKSRTHLALKALRAALAERGYTP